One window of the Misgurnus anguillicaudatus chromosome 8, ASM2758022v2, whole genome shotgun sequence genome contains the following:
- the LOC129451218 gene encoding uncharacterized protein isoform X3, whose amino-acid sequence MAGQQSPVKRLRKTVNGHLCNISPIKDKQKPYFEAFLHHEGECCKVVAFKEEDYMNFQNAEKTQSPVTLQNVIVQPSKSNGRTNVYYTHTSKMSCVRDISHAFKNTLPDEPQDIKLSELPKLDINHLRININVKIILEEYKGHNVVWDGRYLPKTVYTVADTTGYVSLTVWGEESVTVGEWYKITNVSVKQFKEKKSLSTTKQTQILSIPSQDDHLQQRHCEDGRIKMSSDRVGSSDGISCCDGSS is encoded by the exons ATGGCAGGACAGCAAAGCCCAGTCAAAAGGTTAAGAAAGACCGTCAATGGCCACCTTTGTAATATTAGCCCCATAAAAGATAAACAGAAGCCATATTTTGAAGCATTTCTTCATCACGAAGGTGAATGTTGCAAAGTTGTGGCCTTTAAAGAAGAGGACTACATGAACTTCCAGAATGCTGAGAAGACTCA GAGTCCAGTTACACTACAGAATGTGATCGTACAACCATCTAAGTCAAATGGAAGAACTAATGTTTACTACACCCATACTTCCAAAATGTCCTGCGTTCGGGACATAAgccatgcatttaaaaataccTTGCCCGATGAACCACAAGACATAAAATTGTCTGAACTTCCAAAACTGGATATTAACCATCTGAGG ATTAATATTAATGTAAAGATTATCCTGGAGGAATACAAGGGGCACAATGTTGTGTGGGATGGACGCTACCTTCCAAAAactgtatatactgtagcaGATACTACAGGCTATGTAAGTCTAACCGTTTGGGGTGAGGAAAGCGTCACTGTTGGAGAATGGTACAAGATTACAAATGTCTCAGTCAAACAGTTTAAAGAGAAAAAATCCCTATCAACTACCAAACAGACACAGATTCTCAGCATTCCATCTCAAG ATGACCATTTGCAACAACGTCATTGTGAAGATGGAAGAATCAAAATGTCCTCTGACCGAGTCGGATCAAGTGATGGCATCTCTTGCTGTGACGGATCCAGCTGA
- the LOC129451218 gene encoding uncharacterized protein isoform X4, with protein MAGQQSPVKRLRKTVNGHLCNISPIKDKQKPYFEAFLHHEGECCKVVAFKEEDYMNFQNAEKTQSPVTLQNVIVQPSKSNGRTNVYYTHTSKMSCVRDISHAFKNTLPDEPQDIKLSELPKLDINHLRININVKIILEEYKGHNVVWDGRYLPKTVYTVADTTGYMTICNNVIVKMEESKCPLTESDQVMASLAVTDPADVYSPPDLRLFFSSQRQKRNLSIDSKPKRSKDHQSLVAIRAVHRIL; from the exons ATGGCAGGACAGCAAAGCCCAGTCAAAAGGTTAAGAAAGACCGTCAATGGCCACCTTTGTAATATTAGCCCCATAAAAGATAAACAGAAGCCATATTTTGAAGCATTTCTTCATCACGAAGGTGAATGTTGCAAAGTTGTGGCCTTTAAAGAAGAGGACTACATGAACTTCCAGAATGCTGAGAAGACTCA GAGTCCAGTTACACTACAGAATGTGATCGTACAACCATCTAAGTCAAATGGAAGAACTAATGTTTACTACACCCATACTTCCAAAATGTCCTGCGTTCGGGACATAAgccatgcatttaaaaataccTTGCCCGATGAACCACAAGACATAAAATTGTCTGAACTTCCAAAACTGGATATTAACCATCTGAGG ATTAATATTAATGTAAAGATTATCCTGGAGGAATACAAGGGGCACAATGTTGTGTGGGATGGACGCTACCTTCCAAAAactgtatatactgtagcaGATACTACAGGCTAT ATGACCATTTGCAACAACGTCATTGTGAAGATGGAAGAATCAAAATGTCCTCTGACCGAGTCGGATCAAGTGATGGCATCTCTTGCTGTGACGGATCCAGCTGATGTCTACTCACCCCCAGATCTCAGGCTCTTCTTCAGTTCCCAACGCCAAAAACGAAATCTATCAATTGATTCTAAACCCAAAAGATCTAAAGACCATCAAAGCTTGGTAGCCatcagggccgtgcacaggattttataa
- the LOC129451218 gene encoding uncharacterized protein isoform X1: MAGQQSPVKRLRKTVNGHLCNISPIKDKQKPYFEAFLHHEGECCKVVAFKEEDYMNFQNAEKTQSPVTLQNVIVQPSKSNGRTNVYYTHTSKMSCVRDISHAFKNTLPDEPQDIKLSELPKLDINHLRININVKIILEEYKGHNVVWDGRYLPKTVYTVADTTGYVSLTVWGEESVTVGEWYKITNVSVKQFKEKKSLSTTKQTQILSIPSQGTTVDVEVPIKSVKCYIIGVNINSLFICHRKHQLKNIILSRPSVYCYSCKTHYKITAAIMKISGHLELKPETGDIIIKANAEDEVIRSALAMNANASQNDIIQGLLSLPLMQMTICNNVIVKMEESKCPLTESDQVMASLAVTDPADVYSPPDLRLFFSSQRQKRNLSIDSKPKRSKDHQSLVAIRAVHRIL, encoded by the exons ATGGCAGGACAGCAAAGCCCAGTCAAAAGGTTAAGAAAGACCGTCAATGGCCACCTTTGTAATATTAGCCCCATAAAAGATAAACAGAAGCCATATTTTGAAGCATTTCTTCATCACGAAGGTGAATGTTGCAAAGTTGTGGCCTTTAAAGAAGAGGACTACATGAACTTCCAGAATGCTGAGAAGACTCA GAGTCCAGTTACACTACAGAATGTGATCGTACAACCATCTAAGTCAAATGGAAGAACTAATGTTTACTACACCCATACTTCCAAAATGTCCTGCGTTCGGGACATAAgccatgcatttaaaaataccTTGCCCGATGAACCACAAGACATAAAATTGTCTGAACTTCCAAAACTGGATATTAACCATCTGAGG ATTAATATTAATGTAAAGATTATCCTGGAGGAATACAAGGGGCACAATGTTGTGTGGGATGGACGCTACCTTCCAAAAactgtatatactgtagcaGATACTACAGGCTATGTAAGTCTAACCGTTTGGGGTGAGGAAAGCGTCACTGTTGGAGAATGGTACAAGATTACAAATGTCTCAGTCAAACAGTTTAAAGAGAAAAAATCCCTATCAACTACCAAACAGACACAGATTCTCAGCATTCCATCTCAAGGTACCACAGTTGATGTTGAAGTGCCTATAAAGTCTGTAAAGTGTTATATTATCGGTGTAAACATAAATAGTCTCTTCATTTGTCATCGTAAGCATcaacttaaaaacataatactaTCAAGACCAAGTGTGTATTGTTACTCGTGtaaaacacattacaaaatCACAGCTGCCATCATGAAGATCAGCGGGCACCTGGAACTCAAACCAGAAACGGGGGACATTATAATAAAGGCAAATGCTGAAGATGAGGTCATAAGATCAGCGCTTGCCATGAACGCAAACGCATCTCAAAATGATATCATTCAGGGACTTTTGTCTTTACCCCTGATGCAGATGACCATTTGCAACAACGTCATTGTGAAGATGGAAGAATCAAAATGTCCTCTGACCGAGTCGGATCAAGTGATGGCATCTCTTGCTGTGACGGATCCAGCTGATGTCTACTCACCCCCAGATCTCAGGCTCTTCTTCAGTTCCCAACGCCAAAAACGAAATCTATCAATTGATTCTAAACCCAAAAGATCTAAAGACCATCAAAGCTTGGTAGCCatcagggccgtgcacaggattttataa
- the LOC129451218 gene encoding uncharacterized protein isoform X2, producing MSCVRDISHAFKNTLPDEPQDIKLSELPKLDINHLRININVKIILEEYKGHNVVWDGRYLPKTVYTVADTTGYVSLTVWGEESVTVGEWYKITNVSVKQFKEKKSLSTTKQTQILSIPSQGTTVDVEVPIKSVKCYIIGVNINSLFICHRKHQLKNIILSRPSVYCYSCKTHYKITAAIMKISGHLELKPETGDIIIKANAEDEVIRSALAMNANASQNDIIQGLLSLPLMQMTICNNVIVKMEESKCPLTESDQVMASLAVTDPADVYSPPDLRLFFSSQRQKRNLSIDSKPKRSKDHQSLVAIRAVHRIL from the exons ATGTCCTGCGTTCGGGACATAAgccatgcatttaaaaataccTTGCCCGATGAACCACAAGACATAAAATTGTCTGAACTTCCAAAACTGGATATTAACCATCTGAGG ATTAATATTAATGTAAAGATTATCCTGGAGGAATACAAGGGGCACAATGTTGTGTGGGATGGACGCTACCTTCCAAAAactgtatatactgtagcaGATACTACAGGCTATGTAAGTCTAACCGTTTGGGGTGAGGAAAGCGTCACTGTTGGAGAATGGTACAAGATTACAAATGTCTCAGTCAAACAGTTTAAAGAGAAAAAATCCCTATCAACTACCAAACAGACACAGATTCTCAGCATTCCATCTCAAGGTACCACAGTTGATGTTGAAGTGCCTATAAAGTCTGTAAAGTGTTATATTATCGGTGTAAACATAAATAGTCTCTTCATTTGTCATCGTAAGCATcaacttaaaaacataatactaTCAAGACCAAGTGTGTATTGTTACTCGTGtaaaacacattacaaaatCACAGCTGCCATCATGAAGATCAGCGGGCACCTGGAACTCAAACCAGAAACGGGGGACATTATAATAAAGGCAAATGCTGAAGATGAGGTCATAAGATCAGCGCTTGCCATGAACGCAAACGCATCTCAAAATGATATCATTCAGGGACTTTTGTCTTTACCCCTGATGCAGATGACCATTTGCAACAACGTCATTGTGAAGATGGAAGAATCAAAATGTCCTCTGACCGAGTCGGATCAAGTGATGGCATCTCTTGCTGTGACGGATCCAGCTGATGTCTACTCACCCCCAGATCTCAGGCTCTTCTTCAGTTCCCAACGCCAAAAACGAAATCTATCAATTGATTCTAAACCCAAAAGATCTAAAGACCATCAAAGCTTGGTAGCCatcagggccgtgcacaggattttataa